In Plasmodium malariae genome assembly, chromosome: 11, the following proteins share a genomic window:
- the PmUG01_11051100 gene encoding conserved Plasmodium protein, unknown function: MSEIGFISHPPPKPDFWIYFASHLRKGWVQWAIVFVPFILFALYLKLTMPTPSTNEKEGPEQEEARFNDMKMKNEHKTKDGQKKGSQN, translated from the exons aTGAGTGAAATAGGTTTCATTTCTCATCCCCCGCCTAAGCCAGATTTCTGGATTTATTTTGCCAGTCATTTAAGAAAGGGATGGGTTCAg TGGGCCATTGTTTTTGTTCCCTTCATTCTATTTGCGCTTTACTTGAAATTAACTATGC ctacACCCTCAACTAATGAAAAAGAAGGTCCAGAGCAAGAAGAAGCAAGGTTTAATgatatgaaaatgaaaaacgaACATAAAACGAAGGATGGGCAGAAGAAAGGTTCACAAAATTAA